A genomic region of Canis aureus isolate CA01 chromosome 16, VMU_Caureus_v.1.0, whole genome shotgun sequence contains the following coding sequences:
- the DIPK1B gene encoding divergent protein kinase domain 1B gives MRRLRRLAHLVLFCPFSKGLQGRLPGLRVKYVFLVWLGIFVGSWMVYVHYSSYAELCRGRVCQVVICDQYHKGIISGSICQDLCNLHKVEWRTCLSSVPGQQVYSGLWQGKEVTIKCGIEEGLDPKARSDPVPRQELVLFDKPTRGTSIKEFREMTLSFLKATLGDLPSLPALVGQVLLMADFNKDSRVSLAEAKSVWALLQRNEFLLLLSLQEEHASRLLGSCGDLYVTEGVPHGSWHGAALPPLLHTLLPPALHSALQRWLGPAWPWRAKVAIGLLEFVEELFHGAYGTFYMCETTLANVGYTAQYDFRMADLQQVAPEAAVRRFLQGRRCEHSRDCTYGRDCRAPCDKLMRQCKDDLIQPNLAKVCELLRDYLLPGAPADLRQELGKQLRTCTTLSGLASQVEAHHSLVLSHLKTLLWKEISNTKYS, from the exons ATGCGGCGGCTGCGGCGCCTGGCGCACCTGGTGCTCTTCTGTCCCTTCTCCAAGGGCCTGCAG GGCCGGCTCCCGGGCCTCAGGGTCAAGTACGTCTTCCTGGTCTGGCTGGGCATCTTCGTGGGCAGCTGGATGGTGTATGTGCACTACTCATCCTACGCGGAGCTCTGCCGTGGGCGTGTGTGTCAGGTGGTCATC TGTGACCAGTACCACAAGGGCATCATCTCTGGCTCCATCTGCCAGGACCTGTGCAACCTGCACAAGGTGGAGTGGAGGACGTGCCTGTCGTCTGTCCCGGGCCAGCAG GTGTACAGCGGGCTGTGGCAGGGCAAGGAGGTGACCATTAAGTGTGGCATCGAGGAGGGCCTGGACCCCAAGGCCAGGTCAGACCCGGTCCCCCGGCAGGAGCTGGTGCTGTTCGACAAGCCCACTCGGGGCACCTCGATTAAGGAGTTCCGAGAGATGACCCTCAGCTTCCTCAAG GCGACCCTGGGAGACCTGCCGTCCCTGCCTGCACTGGTCGGCCAGGTGCTGCTCATGGCCGACTTCAACAAGGACAGCCGTGTGTCCCTGGCCGAGGCCAAGTCGGTGTGGGCCCTGCTGCAGCGGAACGAGTTCCTGCTACTACTGTCCCTCCAGGAGGAGCACGCATCCAGGCTGCTGGGTTCCTGTGGGGACCTCTATGTCACCGAGGGGGTACCACatggctcctggcatggggccgcCCTGCCGCCCCTGCTGCACACGCTGCTGCCACCTGCCCTGCACTCAGCCCTGCAGCGGTGGCTGGGGCCCGCGTGGCCATGGAGGGCCAAAGTCGCCATCGGCCTGCTGGAGTTCGTGGAGGAGCTCTTCCACGGCGCCTATGGGACCTTCTACATGTGCGAGACCACACTGGCCAACGTGGGCTATACGGCCCAGTATGACTTCAGGATGGCTGACCTGCAGCAGGTGGCCCCCGAGGCGGCCGTGCGCCGCTTCCTGCAGGGCCGCCGCTGTGAGCACAGCAGGGACTGCACTTACGGCCGGGACTGCCGGGCCCCCTGCGACAAGCTCATGAGACAGTGCAAGGACGACCTCATCCAGCCCAACCTGGCCAAGGTTTGTGAGCTGCTGCGGGACTACCTGCTACCCGGCGCCCCTGCCGACCTGCGCCAGGAGCTGGGCAAGCAGCTGCGCACCTGCACCACGCTCAGCGGGCTGGCCAGCCAGGTGGAGGCGCACCACTCTCTGGTGCTGAGCCACCTGAAGACCTTGCTCTGGAAAGAGATCTCCAACACCAAGTACTCCTGA